A single region of the Vanessa atalanta chromosome Z, ilVanAtal1.2, whole genome shotgun sequence genome encodes:
- the LOC125075995 gene encoding neuralized-like protein 4 isoform X2, with product MRFHRRCGDRVTLLHDNTTAVRNFVEFNHGLILSAEPILDDVIFEVCIDRKIMSGSSIVKDGVTLINSYGPELDSLHEGDTLGVMRSCKGELTFYINGRCLGIAARDLPSRLFAVIDLYGQCVQVSIIHTNGMRTIMESSLDQIEEDPNNDDTLTSSEDAVVPESSYPKDHNDVYVSMPTDVSCAMVAHDRLRFHPRCGILVKLSANNKSAERARPLDDYNNGVVMTHRPLYDNELFEIRIDRLVDKWSGSIEVGVTTHNPATIRFPSTMTNMDSGTIMMSGCKVLLNGHGTCMEYGNFNLDELREGDRVGMMRKSNGKLHYFINGIDQGVATDKVEQQVWGVIDLYGMTVKVSIVDPCEDMDSNINNIPTVSNLPDLPAPSRFRPMIDEDSLLFHTLRDSYVIIINDGKTAHRPNAFEFFNNGVVMTNRTLRTNELFQVRLDLVIPKWAGSIEIGVTQHTSNDIQFPFKMSNAKSGTWVMTGEDVIRDATIIIPQYVRNLNRLVEGDTVGVMRKDMGILHFFVNGVDQGPAAFNIPEHVFGIVDLYGRVAQATIVDSYSPPPAYSPESPLSTESNATIYPEMCFHRVHGRNARLSRTRLIASRAAVYSEFNDAVLFSSRPLRECDMFELRIDSMVDCWIGSLEIGVTAIRPEDLEANGLAGTATDLNWDTYILSGAAMMKDGECVRSGYPLDLDTLTVGSRVGMMWHADRSLHYYLDGMDMGKAWYVPHLNIYAVVDLYGQCTQVTILQNEERAFNYNGCTNSDNSLLSHSRALATPPPPYWSFSEYCGDNICLTHDCSLARRLTSDPMTALVFSSAHLAIGEIFEIKIVECKFGFAGSFRMGVTDINILNAHVNRSLPPSVGCLPHFTAYIDGKYMRYSKPSSRQQDLKVVVPSFEWLRAGDRVGLKKTVDNRVLVYYNCELLDTAFERVPDKVYVVMEIYGSVNKIQAVTRNPVTVLPQTIPNDSGQSKDSEEICETQVSETVEMSSSTATLVSVEPRRRRAALPYTFHYVHGKNIKLCSSDTVAMRTSGYQDAVAIVSQPLRRGHRFRFRVDKIDDSWDGSLSIGGVPCLPIEGVPECAMRLDPPAWIISSDLQFNGTNLITHAAAELEEVAEQSVLTLHFRFNSELVVDIDGNVVGIIGAVPRSYSHVYPLVDLYGRVSQVSVLLHPYTVVTGTSLDLPVIAENRREEESSIELNVDDMQDEDQPVTERVEVRKRRKANKAYSHDNLMENYDTMITQPGPSSQSKAHVPDNEVRNKEIKNQTPCRTMHHSLILTQPVGNKDNSFRSVQRSHSTHDFCRMSDSSMVRDSLRLTFSSGHQADDNEIHDQFCDTNIRHNDRYPEANDVDNLDNEIMDALTLETGNLPDLTEEQSSSIDESTRRDDLCSEPLTVENLNYLNRILCLDQEGIEGQSLEAEWEAFGEGCEHLHLVLKYWNFLVLPYPELRQAVSWGQVRCYCSNCQPEAQPPLAGWVRIERIDGVGAASRGFWHITRSTLGAAQAASSESGIAKRPRSLASSPTNLITLGDIWLDEEGKPHHTILAIEIDIEGNEAEKDRLLAFLIHMKSHAVFVDEPLSLDE from the exons ATTATGTCAGGAAGCTCAATAGTGAAAGATGGTGTGACCTTAATAAATTCGTATGGGCCGGAGTTGGATAGTCTCCACGAAGGAGATACTCTCGGTGTTATGAGATCTTGTAAG ggaGAATTGACATTCTACATTAATGGTAGATGTTTAGGCATAGCTGCGAGAGATCTACCATCCAGGCTGTTTGCTGTAATTGATTTATATGGACAATGCGTACAGGTGTCCATAATTCATACAAATGGCATGCGTACTATCATGGAGAGCAGTTTGGATCAA ATAGAAGAGGATCCTAACAATGACGACACTTTAACATCGAGCGAAGATGCAGTTGTACCGGAGTCGTCATATCCCAAAGACCATAACGATGTTTACGTCTCGATGCCGACAGATGTGTCATGTGCTATGG TTGCTCATGATCGCTTGCGATTCCATCCGAGATGTGGGATATTAGTGAAGCTTTCGGCAAAcaacaa gtCTGCGGAAAGGGCTCGACCCCTAGACGACTACAATAATGGGGTAGTGATGACACACCGGCCGCTTTATGACAACGAGCTCTTTGAAATACGTATAGACAGACTCGTGGACAAATGGAGTGGAAGCATAGAG GTTGGTGTAACGACCCACAACCCGGCAACAATAAGATTTCCATCAACGATGACAAACATGGACTCTGGAACAATCATGATGTCCGGTTGTAAAGTGCTGCTCAATGGACATGGAACTTGTATGGAGTATGGCAACTTCAATCTCGACGAATTAAGG gaAGGCGATAGAGTTGGTATGATGAGGAAATCCAACGGCAAGCTGCATTATTTCATAAATGGTATAGATCAAGGTGTAGCAACTGATAAAGTTGAGCAGCAAGTGTGGGGTGTCATCGATCTTTATGGAATGACTGTCAAG gTTTCGATCGTGGATCCATGCGAAGATATGGATAGCAATATCAACAACATTCCAACTGTATCAAATCTTCCGGATCTGCCTGCGCCTA gtaGGTTCAGACCGATGATAGATGAAGATAGCCTTTTATTTCATACGCTGCGTGATtcgtatgttattattattaacgatggTAAGACTGCTCATAGGCCTAA TGCTTTCGAATTCTTCAACAATGGCGTAGTGATGACTAACAGAACGCTGCGTACAAATGAGCTGTTCCAAGTGCGGCTCGACCTCGTGATCCCCAAGTGGGCCGGAAGCATTGAGATAGGAGTCACGCAGCACACTTCAAATGATATACAATTTCCATTCAAAATGAGCAACGCCAA ATCAGGCACTTGGGTAATGACTGGGGAAGATGTTATAAGAGATGCAACAATAATCATACCTCAGTATGTTCGAAATCTCAACCGACTAGtg GAAGGTGACACGGTGGGTGTTATGAGAAAAGATATGGGTATTCTACATTTCTTTGTGAACGGAGTCGATCAGGGACCAGCCGCTTTTAATATACCGGAGCACGTTTTTGGAATCGTGG ATTTATACGGTCGAGTTGCGCAGGCGACTATAGTTGACTCGTACTCTCCACCTCCGGCTTATTCTCCTGAGTCACCGCTCTCGACTGAATCCAATGCAACTATCTATCC GGAGATGTGTTTCCATCGCGTTCACGGTCGCAACGCGAGACTTAGCCGCACTCGTTTGATCGCGTCGAGAGCGGCAGTCTATTCTGAGTTCAACGACGCAGTACTCTTTAGTTCAAGGCCTTTACGAGAGTGTGATATGTTCGAGCTGAGAATAGACTCCATGGTTGACTGTTGGATCGGTAGCTTAGAGATag GTGTAACAGCTATTCGTCCAGAAGATCTTGAAGCGAACGGATTAGCCGGTACAGCGACAGACCTCAACTGGGACACTTACATTTTGAGTGGCGCGGCGATGATGAAGGATGGCGAGTGTGTGAGGAGTGGATATCCGTTAGATCTTGACACGCTTACTGTTGGTAGTCGAGTGG GGATGATGTGGCATGCAGATCGAAGTCTTCACTATTATTTAGACGGTATGGACATGGGCAAGGCTTGGTACGTCCCACATCTTAATATTTACGCCGTCGTCGATCTCTACGGGCAGTGTACACAg GTGACAATCCTTCAAAATGAGGAAAGAGCGTTCAATTATAATGGTTGTACAAACTCGGATAATTCATTACTCAGTCACTCGAGAGCGCTGGCAACACCACCTCCGCCTTACTG GAGTTTTTCGGAATATTGCGGGGATAATATATGCCTAACACACGATTGTTCCTTGGCAAGAAGACTCACATCAGATCCCATGACTGCTTTAGTATTTAGTTCTGCTCATCTCGCCATTGGAGAGATATTTGAG ATAAAAATAGTAGAATGTAAGTTCGGATTTGCGGGTAGTTTCCGCATGGGTGTGACAGATATAAACATCTTGAATGCGCACGTTAACCGCAGTTTGCCTCCCTCCGTTGGTTGCCTGCCACACTTTACTGCATATATAGACG GTAAATATATGCGTTATTCGAAGCCGAGTTCTCGCCAGCAAGATCTAAAagttgtggtaccatcgttcgAATGGCTTCGAGCGGGCGACCGAGTTGGTTTGAAGAAAACTGTGGATAATCGAGTACTCGTTTACTATAACTGCGAGTTACTCGATACTGCTTTCGAACGCGTACCTGAT AAAGTTTACGTGGTTATGGAGATTTATGGATCAGTTAACAAGATTCAAGCGGTTACGAGAAACCCAGTCACTGTATTACCACAGACga TTCCTAATGATTCGGGACAGTCGAAAGATTCAGAGGAGATATGTGAGACTCAAGTAAGCGAAACTGTGGAAATGAGTTCATCTACGGCCACGCTAGTCTCTGTGGAGCCCCGGCGCAGACGAGCAGCTTTGCCCTACACTTTCCACTACGTACACGGCAAAAACATCAAGCTTTGCAGCTCAg ACACCGTGGCAATGCGTACGTCTGGTTATCAAGACGCGGTCGCCATAGTCAGTCAACCTTTAAGAAGAGGACACAGGTTTCGG TTTCGAGTGGATAAAATAGACGACAGCTGGGATGGGAGTCTTTCTATCGGCGGGGTCCCGTGTTTGCCCATCGAAGGCGTACCGGAGTGTGCCATGCGGCTCGACCCACCGGCCTGGATAATATCGAGTGATTTGCAATTCAATGGCACTAAT tTAATCACACACGCCGCGGCCGAATTGGAAGAAGTGGCGGAGCAATCGGTGCTGACTTTACATTTTAGATTCAATAGTGAACTGGTCGTTGACATCGATGGCAATGTTGTAGGCATCATTGGTGCGGTTCCCCGAAGTTACAGCCACGTTTATCCCCTAGTCGACCTATATGGAAGAGTTTCCCAA gtTTCAGTACTGCTTCATCCGTACACGGTGGTGACTGGAACGTCCCTCGACCTGCCGGTAATAGCTGAAAACCGTCGAGAAGAAGAATCGTCGATTGAACTTAACGTGGACGACATGCAAGATGAAGACCAACCAGTTACGGAACGTGTCGAAGTACGTAAGCGACGAAAAGCAAATAAGGCTTACAGCCACGACAACCTTATGGAAAATTACGATACGATGATTACTCAACCGGGACCTAGTTCACAGTCTAAAGCACATGTTCCTGATAATGaagtaagaaataaagaaataaaaaatcaaacgcCTTGCCGGACGATGCATCATAGCCTTATTCTGACACAACCTGTTGGTAACAAGGACAATTCGTTTCGAAGTGTCCAGAGAAGTCACTCAACACATGATTTCTGTCGCATGTCAGATTCATCGATGGTCCGAGACTCGCTACGGCTTACATTTAGCTCTGGACATCAAGCGGACGACAACGAAATACATGACCAGTTCTGCGACACGAATATCAGGCATAACGATCGCTATCCCGAGGCAAACGACGTCGACAATTTAGACAATGAAATAATGGATGCTCTGACTCTAGAAACAGGAAATTTGCCTGATTTGACTGAGGAACAGTCGTCTTCTATAGACGAGTCGACGCGTCGCGACGATTTGTGCTCGGAACCTTTGACGGTTGAAAATTTGAACTATCTTAACAGGATTCTGTGCTTAGACCAAGAAGGCATAGAAGGCCAGAGCTTAGAGGCCGAATGGGAAGCGTTCGGAGAAGGCTGTGAACATCTTCATCTTGTTTTGAAGTATTGGAATTTTTTAGTGCTGCCTTACCCGGAGTTGAGGCAAGCGGTATCTTGGGGTCAGGTTAGGTGCTATTGTAGTAATTGTCAACCTGAAGCGCAACCTCCTTTGGCTg GTTGGGTACGTATAGAAAGAATCGATGGCGTTGGAGCTGCATCTCGAGGCTTCTGGCATATCACGAGGTCTACACTTGGTGCGGCGCAGGCTGCCAGCTCCGAGTCAGGAATCGCTAAGCGTCCCCGCTCCTTAGCATCGTCGCCTACTAACCTTATCACATTGGGTGACAT ttggcTAGATGAAGAAGGCAAGCCTCACCACACCATCTTGGCGATTGAAATAGACATCGA aggCAACGAAGCAGAGAAAGATCGCCTATTAGCATTTCTTATTCACATGAAGTCTCACGCCGTGTTCGTCGACGAACCACTCAGCTTAGATGAATAG
- the LOC125075995 gene encoding neuralized-like protein 4 isoform X1 yields MRFHRRCGDRVTLLHDNTTAVRNFVEFNHGLILSAEPILDDVIFEVCIDRKVNVWNGSLEIGVTTLDPEYMELPATATKLRNTAWIMSGSSIVKDGVTLINSYGPELDSLHEGDTLGVMRSCKGELTFYINGRCLGIAARDLPSRLFAVIDLYGQCVQVSIIHTNGMRTIMESSLDQIEEDPNNDDTLTSSEDAVVPESSYPKDHNDVYVSMPTDVSCAMVAHDRLRFHPRCGILVKLSANNKSAERARPLDDYNNGVVMTHRPLYDNELFEIRIDRLVDKWSGSIEVGVTTHNPATIRFPSTMTNMDSGTIMMSGCKVLLNGHGTCMEYGNFNLDELREGDRVGMMRKSNGKLHYFINGIDQGVATDKVEQQVWGVIDLYGMTVKVSIVDPCEDMDSNINNIPTVSNLPDLPAPSRFRPMIDEDSLLFHTLRDSYVIIINDGKTAHRPNAFEFFNNGVVMTNRTLRTNELFQVRLDLVIPKWAGSIEIGVTQHTSNDIQFPFKMSNAKSGTWVMTGEDVIRDATIIIPQYVRNLNRLVEGDTVGVMRKDMGILHFFVNGVDQGPAAFNIPEHVFGIVDLYGRVAQATIVDSYSPPPAYSPESPLSTESNATIYPEMCFHRVHGRNARLSRTRLIASRAAVYSEFNDAVLFSSRPLRECDMFELRIDSMVDCWIGSLEIGVTAIRPEDLEANGLAGTATDLNWDTYILSGAAMMKDGECVRSGYPLDLDTLTVGSRVGMMWHADRSLHYYLDGMDMGKAWYVPHLNIYAVVDLYGQCTQVTILQNEERAFNYNGCTNSDNSLLSHSRALATPPPPYWSFSEYCGDNICLTHDCSLARRLTSDPMTALVFSSAHLAIGEIFEIKIVECKFGFAGSFRMGVTDINILNAHVNRSLPPSVGCLPHFTAYIDGKYMRYSKPSSRQQDLKVVVPSFEWLRAGDRVGLKKTVDNRVLVYYNCELLDTAFERVPDKVYVVMEIYGSVNKIQAVTRNPVTVLPQTIPNDSGQSKDSEEICETQVSETVEMSSSTATLVSVEPRRRRAALPYTFHYVHGKNIKLCSSDTVAMRTSGYQDAVAIVSQPLRRGHRFRFRVDKIDDSWDGSLSIGGVPCLPIEGVPECAMRLDPPAWIISSDLQFNGTNLITHAAAELEEVAEQSVLTLHFRFNSELVVDIDGNVVGIIGAVPRSYSHVYPLVDLYGRVSQVSVLLHPYTVVTGTSLDLPVIAENRREEESSIELNVDDMQDEDQPVTERVEVRKRRKANKAYSHDNLMENYDTMITQPGPSSQSKAHVPDNEVRNKEIKNQTPCRTMHHSLILTQPVGNKDNSFRSVQRSHSTHDFCRMSDSSMVRDSLRLTFSSGHQADDNEIHDQFCDTNIRHNDRYPEANDVDNLDNEIMDALTLETGNLPDLTEEQSSSIDESTRRDDLCSEPLTVENLNYLNRILCLDQEGIEGQSLEAEWEAFGEGCEHLHLVLKYWNFLVLPYPELRQAVSWGQVRCYCSNCQPEAQPPLAGWVRIERIDGVGAASRGFWHITRSTLGAAQAASSESGIAKRPRSLASSPTNLITLGDIWLDEEGKPHHTILAIEIDIEGNEAEKDRLLAFLIHMKSHAVFVDEPLSLDE; encoded by the exons ATTATGTCAGGAAGCTCAATAGTGAAAGATGGTGTGACCTTAATAAATTCGTATGGGCCGGAGTTGGATAGTCTCCACGAAGGAGATACTCTCGGTGTTATGAGATCTTGTAAG ggaGAATTGACATTCTACATTAATGGTAGATGTTTAGGCATAGCTGCGAGAGATCTACCATCCAGGCTGTTTGCTGTAATTGATTTATATGGACAATGCGTACAGGTGTCCATAATTCATACAAATGGCATGCGTACTATCATGGAGAGCAGTTTGGATCAA ATAGAAGAGGATCCTAACAATGACGACACTTTAACATCGAGCGAAGATGCAGTTGTACCGGAGTCGTCATATCCCAAAGACCATAACGATGTTTACGTCTCGATGCCGACAGATGTGTCATGTGCTATGG TTGCTCATGATCGCTTGCGATTCCATCCGAGATGTGGGATATTAGTGAAGCTTTCGGCAAAcaacaa gtCTGCGGAAAGGGCTCGACCCCTAGACGACTACAATAATGGGGTAGTGATGACACACCGGCCGCTTTATGACAACGAGCTCTTTGAAATACGTATAGACAGACTCGTGGACAAATGGAGTGGAAGCATAGAG GTTGGTGTAACGACCCACAACCCGGCAACAATAAGATTTCCATCAACGATGACAAACATGGACTCTGGAACAATCATGATGTCCGGTTGTAAAGTGCTGCTCAATGGACATGGAACTTGTATGGAGTATGGCAACTTCAATCTCGACGAATTAAGG gaAGGCGATAGAGTTGGTATGATGAGGAAATCCAACGGCAAGCTGCATTATTTCATAAATGGTATAGATCAAGGTGTAGCAACTGATAAAGTTGAGCAGCAAGTGTGGGGTGTCATCGATCTTTATGGAATGACTGTCAAG gTTTCGATCGTGGATCCATGCGAAGATATGGATAGCAATATCAACAACATTCCAACTGTATCAAATCTTCCGGATCTGCCTGCGCCTA gtaGGTTCAGACCGATGATAGATGAAGATAGCCTTTTATTTCATACGCTGCGTGATtcgtatgttattattattaacgatggTAAGACTGCTCATAGGCCTAA TGCTTTCGAATTCTTCAACAATGGCGTAGTGATGACTAACAGAACGCTGCGTACAAATGAGCTGTTCCAAGTGCGGCTCGACCTCGTGATCCCCAAGTGGGCCGGAAGCATTGAGATAGGAGTCACGCAGCACACTTCAAATGATATACAATTTCCATTCAAAATGAGCAACGCCAA ATCAGGCACTTGGGTAATGACTGGGGAAGATGTTATAAGAGATGCAACAATAATCATACCTCAGTATGTTCGAAATCTCAACCGACTAGtg GAAGGTGACACGGTGGGTGTTATGAGAAAAGATATGGGTATTCTACATTTCTTTGTGAACGGAGTCGATCAGGGACCAGCCGCTTTTAATATACCGGAGCACGTTTTTGGAATCGTGG ATTTATACGGTCGAGTTGCGCAGGCGACTATAGTTGACTCGTACTCTCCACCTCCGGCTTATTCTCCTGAGTCACCGCTCTCGACTGAATCCAATGCAACTATCTATCC GGAGATGTGTTTCCATCGCGTTCACGGTCGCAACGCGAGACTTAGCCGCACTCGTTTGATCGCGTCGAGAGCGGCAGTCTATTCTGAGTTCAACGACGCAGTACTCTTTAGTTCAAGGCCTTTACGAGAGTGTGATATGTTCGAGCTGAGAATAGACTCCATGGTTGACTGTTGGATCGGTAGCTTAGAGATag GTGTAACAGCTATTCGTCCAGAAGATCTTGAAGCGAACGGATTAGCCGGTACAGCGACAGACCTCAACTGGGACACTTACATTTTGAGTGGCGCGGCGATGATGAAGGATGGCGAGTGTGTGAGGAGTGGATATCCGTTAGATCTTGACACGCTTACTGTTGGTAGTCGAGTGG GGATGATGTGGCATGCAGATCGAAGTCTTCACTATTATTTAGACGGTATGGACATGGGCAAGGCTTGGTACGTCCCACATCTTAATATTTACGCCGTCGTCGATCTCTACGGGCAGTGTACACAg GTGACAATCCTTCAAAATGAGGAAAGAGCGTTCAATTATAATGGTTGTACAAACTCGGATAATTCATTACTCAGTCACTCGAGAGCGCTGGCAACACCACCTCCGCCTTACTG GAGTTTTTCGGAATATTGCGGGGATAATATATGCCTAACACACGATTGTTCCTTGGCAAGAAGACTCACATCAGATCCCATGACTGCTTTAGTATTTAGTTCTGCTCATCTCGCCATTGGAGAGATATTTGAG ATAAAAATAGTAGAATGTAAGTTCGGATTTGCGGGTAGTTTCCGCATGGGTGTGACAGATATAAACATCTTGAATGCGCACGTTAACCGCAGTTTGCCTCCCTCCGTTGGTTGCCTGCCACACTTTACTGCATATATAGACG GTAAATATATGCGTTATTCGAAGCCGAGTTCTCGCCAGCAAGATCTAAAagttgtggtaccatcgttcgAATGGCTTCGAGCGGGCGACCGAGTTGGTTTGAAGAAAACTGTGGATAATCGAGTACTCGTTTACTATAACTGCGAGTTACTCGATACTGCTTTCGAACGCGTACCTGAT AAAGTTTACGTGGTTATGGAGATTTATGGATCAGTTAACAAGATTCAAGCGGTTACGAGAAACCCAGTCACTGTATTACCACAGACga TTCCTAATGATTCGGGACAGTCGAAAGATTCAGAGGAGATATGTGAGACTCAAGTAAGCGAAACTGTGGAAATGAGTTCATCTACGGCCACGCTAGTCTCTGTGGAGCCCCGGCGCAGACGAGCAGCTTTGCCCTACACTTTCCACTACGTACACGGCAAAAACATCAAGCTTTGCAGCTCAg ACACCGTGGCAATGCGTACGTCTGGTTATCAAGACGCGGTCGCCATAGTCAGTCAACCTTTAAGAAGAGGACACAGGTTTCGG TTTCGAGTGGATAAAATAGACGACAGCTGGGATGGGAGTCTTTCTATCGGCGGGGTCCCGTGTTTGCCCATCGAAGGCGTACCGGAGTGTGCCATGCGGCTCGACCCACCGGCCTGGATAATATCGAGTGATTTGCAATTCAATGGCACTAAT tTAATCACACACGCCGCGGCCGAATTGGAAGAAGTGGCGGAGCAATCGGTGCTGACTTTACATTTTAGATTCAATAGTGAACTGGTCGTTGACATCGATGGCAATGTTGTAGGCATCATTGGTGCGGTTCCCCGAAGTTACAGCCACGTTTATCCCCTAGTCGACCTATATGGAAGAGTTTCCCAA gtTTCAGTACTGCTTCATCCGTACACGGTGGTGACTGGAACGTCCCTCGACCTGCCGGTAATAGCTGAAAACCGTCGAGAAGAAGAATCGTCGATTGAACTTAACGTGGACGACATGCAAGATGAAGACCAACCAGTTACGGAACGTGTCGAAGTACGTAAGCGACGAAAAGCAAATAAGGCTTACAGCCACGACAACCTTATGGAAAATTACGATACGATGATTACTCAACCGGGACCTAGTTCACAGTCTAAAGCACATGTTCCTGATAATGaagtaagaaataaagaaataaaaaatcaaacgcCTTGCCGGACGATGCATCATAGCCTTATTCTGACACAACCTGTTGGTAACAAGGACAATTCGTTTCGAAGTGTCCAGAGAAGTCACTCAACACATGATTTCTGTCGCATGTCAGATTCATCGATGGTCCGAGACTCGCTACGGCTTACATTTAGCTCTGGACATCAAGCGGACGACAACGAAATACATGACCAGTTCTGCGACACGAATATCAGGCATAACGATCGCTATCCCGAGGCAAACGACGTCGACAATTTAGACAATGAAATAATGGATGCTCTGACTCTAGAAACAGGAAATTTGCCTGATTTGACTGAGGAACAGTCGTCTTCTATAGACGAGTCGACGCGTCGCGACGATTTGTGCTCGGAACCTTTGACGGTTGAAAATTTGAACTATCTTAACAGGATTCTGTGCTTAGACCAAGAAGGCATAGAAGGCCAGAGCTTAGAGGCCGAATGGGAAGCGTTCGGAGAAGGCTGTGAACATCTTCATCTTGTTTTGAAGTATTGGAATTTTTTAGTGCTGCCTTACCCGGAGTTGAGGCAAGCGGTATCTTGGGGTCAGGTTAGGTGCTATTGTAGTAATTGTCAACCTGAAGCGCAACCTCCTTTGGCTg GTTGGGTACGTATAGAAAGAATCGATGGCGTTGGAGCTGCATCTCGAGGCTTCTGGCATATCACGAGGTCTACACTTGGTGCGGCGCAGGCTGCCAGCTCCGAGTCAGGAATCGCTAAGCGTCCCCGCTCCTTAGCATCGTCGCCTACTAACCTTATCACATTGGGTGACAT ttggcTAGATGAAGAAGGCAAGCCTCACCACACCATCTTGGCGATTGAAATAGACATCGA aggCAACGAAGCAGAGAAAGATCGCCTATTAGCATTTCTTATTCACATGAAGTCTCACGCCGTGTTCGTCGACGAACCACTCAGCTTAGATGAATAG